GAGTTAAATTCGAGTTGATCAGGTTAAATTCAAGTTGAGCAGGTTAGACTTGGATTGATTGGGttgtataattcaaaatccatctatattggttttttaaaaactttatatatttctacaaaaatttaaataataaataatacaaaattttcaatataataataaaaagtaaaaataaacttatatatcttttttgaaaaataaaaaatatatatatgaaaaaagaaaattaaacttataaatttttttaaaaaaatgaaagtatatgatataattataatttgatatttttttctttaaaataaaaaaatgaaaatgaatattatcatataaaataataaatattatagaaGCATTAAATTGGGCTCAAGTGAGGCTTTGGTTGTCTAAACCATGGTCCGAACCCAACCCAAATTGAGCTTAGGTTGAGAAAATTTAACCCAAGCTCAACCCGAGTAATGAAAATGTTTGTCCAAACTCACTCAAATATCGAGTTGGGCCAACCCATCCAAGTTACACCCTTACAAAAGGATGGTCTCttatgcatttcattctttccaaaaaggaaaaaaaataaaaaaaaaatagccccATCATGGTGAACCTTTCTTTGTGATAGGGATGAGGTAGATGCCTCCTAATCAAGGGGTGGATCGAATTGGAGTTTCCTTAGGTAGCCACCAACCTACAGTTATCCTTAAACTTCCATCCTTGGTAGAGAAGAAGCAAACAAAGGTACACTTGCTTCTtgtcttattttcttttgtgaaCTAGGATGACTCAACAATTAAGTCAGATTGGAACAACATTTTAAGAGAATATATTACTCATCTTCCAAGACAAGGGGAAGGACAACTTTTGATCTACTTATTATAgcctagaaagaaaaatgtcgTCTTGGTGTTCCCTACTACTCCGATCTCTCCTACACCTAGaacattctttatttattaactATAGGATCCTTGGACATGgaaaagattttgatttatttgcatatatgatttttatttccttatatatggatgaagtatttatttttaaatatttttggaaatttcatgagggagaatttattttttaagaaaattaccaaaatattagtaaaactatttttgttcaaaataataagCATGAGAGGGCCTTTGGCAAGCCTATCTACAAGATCAAGCCTATCTCGATTTTGGTCTATCACCACACTAAAGATGGGTTGGCCTAGTGAATTAAGGGATTTAgattttcatcatcatcttaAGACCCATCTTGATTTTTGGTCATCACCATCCAAATAGTGGGTTGGGCCAAGGAATCAAGGATTGCAGATTTTCTTAAGGACAAGACTAGATATGTTAGTAAGAGTGGTCAATTATAAAGATGAAACTCTCACTTAGTAACATTGATGTTAAGAATCTTCGTTGTATGCTTAACTTAGATATGAAgtgataaaatcatttaaagtgGTTTGTAGTTTCAAGACAAAGAGATTAATTAGAGAGGGTCTCTATGTAGTAATAAGATCACAACCTGCCTATAGTAGACttgattttttgttatataCTATGATATTTGTGTAGATAAATGTAGAAATTTAAGAGCACTACATTATTGCTCAACTTACCACCTACCTTGAATTCTTAATGATTAAtgcatattaattattattattatagataTCATGTCTATTATTCCTATCATCTCTCATTCTCACAATTAAGTAATGGACCAGACCTAATTATGtgtattggaaaagaaatttgGACATAATTCTCAAATCAAAAGAGCTAAAATGGGTAACTCAAGAATTTGCTCTCATTAACCCTTAATGAATAATTATCACAGGAAGAGAGGGATGTTTATCATAGATGGTATAAGGCATATCAAAAGGCCAACTGTATCATGTTGGGAATCTTGGATTACTCTATTCTTTGCTCTtagatctcatagggtgcataTTATCTATCCTTAAGACTCTCTAGATCTAAGGCAATGGAAaagaatggttttaaaaaccacaATACATATTACATCTAGAGATAGAAACTTAAATttgtgatttggatgttcttatAAAATCTCATTCAATAAAGATATCGAAACTACAGTAGTCATTGTAGTTCTTGTCTACTTAAGAGTCTTCTACCCAATCTTTCCTTTCATGGTTTTTAGATGGAAATGATAAACTAGAGAATAAGAAATTAAACATTGGAAAGCTAAACTCAATTCTTAAATAGTATAAACTGGAATTTAATgagaataatacaaatattcTTTGAAtgaaaatcaaggaaaaataattttcaaaagcaaaatgaaacaagaaagaaaaaaaaattgtaaaacctAGAAACCAATAAAGAGTTCAAAGATGCCTTTTCCAAGATCTAAATTCCCTAATATTGTTGGTGAATGTAGTAGATGAAGCCTCTTCCATGGGAAAAGATCTAAACCCCCAAAATGGCCcaaaatttctctttttatatCACTCGCAAGTCAACCCTAAGTTTTTTCCCACATGAGAGCATCTCCCCTACACATGATAAAAGCCTAGGAATGGTTTGGAATTAGTAAACCATTGGGCCTAGTCcattgttgggattgagcccctaaaagcaagacatgatgtaacaaagttagacttaactatcccctaattatccctttggtgtattgacattgatttgaacatcCAGTCCATATCTTTTACaatgtacatgacttgggtacattaggagttgcatagaagatacaagtcatgggttccctgtaagtagataagttgtccacagttgatttatgaatttgggcaatctagtagaaaTTGTAGTACACCACCTCataattggagagatgacttatcttggctgttgggatgggtttccaatggtgagtgtactagtgtatgtgatgcacattggataggacttatggtgaatcattatgcaaggctatcaattgtcatgattcaccaagttactatactacatggactttcaaccttgaTGGGATATTGAGTCTgtgccaaaataaaaaaaaggctttgacatatgggtgagatcctaaagtagtcatatatccctatggattgggttactattgatggaggctggtggcaacgggtattctcaatatagtcaccatgatatctcatgagattaagACAGTATGTCCCATTGGATGATTTAGAAGACATGTGATCATTAAATCTGTGGCtacagtaattcctttagtatAATTTAACATATACTCCTTGGAGCTGGAGCATGTGatttgatcaaataataagtgGGATATGTGACTCAatgatttgagaggtaatcttgataggtgatagcactaccttgttagattacgaacaccAATCCATAgggagtttgcatgtagtggatagtaggtcatggacccgaacacttagtgtctcattgttatttacataggatactagagtttagtTTATTTTCTGTAGTGGGATGTGGAATctactttagaattggattctaaaggaGCTAGTACTTCTATGGTCATAGTGGTTCCCGCTTTAAtttcatataccttgttagcaCGGATTATGAGGGTcgaattgactctaggttcacttttgtgcattagggtgttttggtaactatgcaaggttgcataggggtaagtgaacaagatctttaaattgggctaattgattaattagtagaccctattgggttaattaatcaattaggacctattttgggctagattaagttaCCCAAACCCATATAAggtcaagtcacttaaacccaatTAGGatccttataaataccccttagggaTTACGGTCTCTAGCTATAaattttgtcttccaccatttagagaaaaagagagtcatagcctccacaTTCCTTTCCTCCCCATCGAAAGTGTGCCAAGAATAAGGTTGAGTCATCGGGCAAAAGATCGTGGGTTTACAaaacttccaacaacttcaaggttgCCTTCAACACttagaatttaaggtttgggaacatccaaatctaaatattagtactttaaccctaaaagattatttttaaaaaaaaattggtattgcttccattgcttagatctaagatgtcaAAACCATTTCCTTGTGTTTAAACATCAAGAAGTTCACTTACACTCTAAGAAACAAAAGATAGGGTGATAGAGTTTTAGTGGGAGTAAAAAAAGTCCAcaactaaatataataaataggcGCACAAATATTTTACCCACATCTAAAGGTATAAGTACAAGTGGGAAATTTTCTGGGGAAAATCTATAGTAATGCTCACTTTTGGCACCGTGTTTAGAGGGATAATTTTATATACCTATATAGCTGCAGTGATGTATTGACCTCAATTATACACATCCCTATAGTGGCATTGAACAGTGGTCGCTGCTACATGTATTTAATCCACACGGGCTCAATTGATGCAATATATCCCATATAAAAGTTAGCCAAACACCTCATCTCAAAACCCCTCGGTAGCCAAACTCCTTAGTGTGAGACCCTGTTCTTTTTTACTACGATTCACCTTTTTCCATTTTGCATTTCCTTATTTTGTTGATTGTTTCGCCTATTGTCTATGTTTCAGGTCTAAAACTAAGCCCTATGATTGAATAGGATCtactaattttaatggttttgtgAGATTCGATTTGCTAATTCGATCCTTAAGGTATGTTATGATTTTATGTCCTACAATTCAATGAAATCTTATTGTCTTTGCTTTGTTCCAATTTCAATTTGGTAATTTTAATCCTTAAGGTTTGAAACAGAAAATATTCGATGAAATCTTTTCATGGATTTTAGATTTGATTGTTGTTGTTAGCCCTAAgaatatgattaagttttgagaAATTTTTCTTACTGCAACATAGTAAGAAATTAGAGAAATCGGATTTGAttttactctatttttttttacacttgtTGGCCAATAAAGATCGTGCCCCTACTAATTTCCTCACACTTGACTACCACCACAAAACTCGGTCACTTAGTGAGTTCTACTCTTTCATGAGATCCAATTGTCCTATAGTCTCTTcctattcaattattattatttatttatttatttttatgtccaTTTGGTTGGTAAGAAAATttgggaaaagaaaaggtttcatTCATCTATGATTCCTTATCTTACAaccaaagagaaaggaaaaagcaTTGGGATACTAAAATTATTTAGCCTAAGGTAGACTAAAGTTCCATCTTTAGCAAATAATATTTCAGCTATGCCACTTATGCTTCCTTGATGGATACTTTTTgataaggaaaacaaaaacaaaagaagaaaaaaaaaattatgaatccTAAGGCATatccaacaatttttttatgttagttttcaaaaatcaaaatttttaactattcttaaaaacagttggtagttatttttaaaaataaaatcctatttATAAACTTAAACATCTATGAAGACACTATCAACTTATACATAAAGTAAAAGTTCATAGCCTACTTTCTGTGTTCGAATTGCTTTTTGGAACATTATATAAAATGactttaaaaacacttaaaatttgCCCTTCAAAATCACTTGCTTTCATTAAAGATTCTACTATTACTATTTCCAGTTCAAAATCTATTAAACTTGTTTTCtgttttaagaaatttatttgtaaGGACATCTACCAAAATAAAACCTTAGATGTTTGATCATGCTAATGGGGGAATGTTGTAATGCATTATTTGAATTAATCCCCAATTTCCTAAACTCATAATATAGCATCTCCTCTGCATTATTACAATTAGGATGGATGGTCAATAACGTTTTGTGGTCGTTTTGTGGTAATTGTAATTTTGAGAATGATTCTATTGCAACTAGGAAAATTctttattagattttattaGTATACCAAAGAATTATATCATTGTGATTCTTAGGATGATTCTACTATAACTAGAACATTTCTTTATTGGATTTCATTAGTACCCTGGAATTAAaacctcattttttatttacagAATATGATGCATAGAATTGTTGATATTGCCTAATTATGTGTAGTTGTAGCCATTTATTTACATTTGTTATTTGGGTGGTtgaattttgcaaattttgaaatattgggTAGCTTTTTTGTTGTTGATGCCAACTACTTGtttcttaggttatgtttggttccaaaaaatttgaggggaaaaaaaaaaaaaacaaagaggaaaaataaaaggaaagaagaagtgaaaaaaataaaatatatttaaaatcaataaatttttcttgtttactatttcaaactcatttcacttgtTTAGCTCATCAATGTAAAGATTAAAccatttgaaaatgtataagtttttaataagttttaattataatttattttctttgatatttttcatagggtaatcaaacatgagaaaatcattttccttaatttttttctttctttagtattttccaagaacctaaacataaccttagtgttCAAAGTGGTCAGTTGTTTGAACTTTTTGTGTGTGTATGATAATTAGCCATGTTTGTGTTATTTTGTATTCAAGCTCTTCATCTTAGAGTCATGTTGAATTCAAGAATGCTTTATTCAAGCTTGGATGTagttgtagaccctcaattttgtcctcctagcatatgtcctattagatacttgttcgatactttacaattaactccttggtggcccatatctactcacgctacttacctttcttgagccaccttggagactctggttaagagattgcctaacccctttattgtgacccttgacagttttgatttagacttaagctttccattcctttttaggatagttcttaaacatgtttaggtcacttagacaatatCCCGATCACTTTAGGACACTTAGTTCATTAGGCACCCATGTAGGCCCGTTTAAACACTTCATCGGgcttaacttttatatatatatatatatatatatatatatatatatatatatatatatagatgacttttattattattattgcatgtaTTCgataattacatttattttgtttattcattttcattttttactctttatttgtttattattatcattgtcattattattactattacaatttttatttttatttttattctatttattcacttatctaATAGGAAATTGCTTGAATTGTTTAGACTCCAAAATGTGCATATAGCCCCCTTATTGAATGATGGATATATAATCTAGTCTCTCATTgttctcttgtttttcttttaaatcatattttattaccAATCTCATAATTTTCATTAGTTTATTCTCTTGGCTCTtaattcctaatttttttttattttgttttgcatgaggaacaCTATTTTTGGGAAGTACAAGAGAATCGTGGGATGAATTATCTCTAGGCATTGGCTCTTTGGAAAGCAATCACCGCCAGCAGGGGATCAAGACACTTCCACATGGTGACGTCACATGAAAAAAGGATCTTGAGATTTCAAGATTCCGTTACTAAAGCACGGCCGGCCGGTCAAGCATGGAGGTAATGGGTTCTAATTCAGTTCATCCTTGTCTTCATTCTAATCGTCAAGTTCCTTGAGCCCGAAAACACTTCACACCCTGGTCTAGCATGGGCTGCTATGAGAAGATGATACATTTATGGGAGGAAAGCGAAGATAAATATCAGAGCGCCCCAATACGGCTCCATAACTGTTAATCCTCTGACTGTCACGCCGGAGCGGGACGATCTACTTAGCGCTGAACACAAGTTCAGCTTATTCAAGGCTTCTTCTTCTCCGTTCCTTCACGCTCCTCTGGCGACAAACGATGCTGCAGCTCTTCCCATTGACGAACATTCTCATTGATCCCCATTCCTCTCGACGGATTTGTATAGGATCGACGTTTGGGGGGGCATCGTATTTCTCCGTTAATACCTCCGACAACATTTCTGTTCGTCCGTACACTTTCTCTCATCGTTCGGTTGCCTGATGTGCTTTAGAATCATCTAAAGTCTCCGCAGTCGGCGTTTGACTTCACAATCCAATCTCGTGGCTATGGATCTCACTACCAAGGTGTTTTCCGTGTGAAATGCAATCAGGACAGGTTCAATGTGGAAGATGTCATGAAGTTCGGGTCAGCTTTCCATTTCGGCCTCGAAGCCGGTTCTAAATCGGAGCTCCTTCTGGCCATGAGCTGTTTGTGCAAAGGAAATCCTGAAGCTCTTCTGGTCTATAATGGCTTCAAAGATGCCAACTACATTGTGTTTGCTCTGGTTACGAGGAAACTTGCTTTGAATACTGTGATCATTCCTGAGCAAGAAGAAGAGCTAGATCAAGTGTTCACTACAATGCATGCCATAATCTTCTATGCATAATTGATGGCTGCAAGCAAGTTGTTTTATTGCCCCCTCTACAAGTCTCTTGTTATATCCAATGCCTATATATGGAGAGGCCTCAAACCATAATTCTGTGGCTTTAGAGGAAACCTGATTTTTCAATTCAGCCAAGAGCCGAACACTCAATGAAGCACTCTCTGAAGGCCATTCTTCATGCAGAAGACGCACTGTTCATTCTTGAAAGTCGGTTCCATCAAGTGGATAATAATGATATGGCTATTGTTGTTAGTTTCTGGTGGCGGTCAAACATAATGTCCAGCAACACATGGACATATATTATTTGAGGAGAATATTGAGGAGGATTGGGACACTTACCAAACTGGACACGGGGCGGTAGAATCTCCAAGTGAGTCACCATGCACGCACTTTCCATATATCCACGagcattaaaaaaaggaaacaaaatattccctACAAAGGTGGGctatcatataaaatatggGAAGGAACGGGCAGAATGGAGGGGAGGACACGGagagaatatattattttctggGAGCAGAGAGATCCACACGGAGAGGGGGCTTTTGAGGGAGGCTACGGTTTGGAAGGGATCAGCCTGCGTTTTGAAGCGTGAGAGGCTGCCGTTTGGAAAGGATCAGCCTATGTTTTGAAGCATGAGAGGCTGCTGTTTGAAGTGATCGGATGAGGGATTTTTAGAGCCTTTGAGGATGCCGTTTGGGAGGAGATTAGTAGGCATTTTGAAGGGATCATAGGCTGCTGTTCGCACAAAGATCAGTCCGCATTTTCAGAGCGTGAGGAGTTGCTGTTTGAGATGATCCGAAGAGAGAGTTTTGAGAGCACGCAAGAGGCTATTTCAAGGGATATAAAAGAGAGAGTTTAGAGAGGGGCTGTTTTGAAGGGATTAGTGCAAGGAGATTTGAGAGCAAAGAGGCGGCTGTTTGAACTCACTGACGGAACCATCTGGACAGCAGCCCATCCAtccatgcatctttgaaaacgaTGAATCCTTCAATTTCCGTCATTGTCAACTACACAACCAGGCtatattttattctcttctagcCACTAGAGTGCTgcagattataaaaaataaaataaaattctgacCTGGAATACATAAAAGAACTTGGTTCGGGTACTTATGGAATTGTATCTTATGGAAAGAGGAAGATGGCCGCCACATAAGCCACGCATTAAGAGATGATTTTCTGAAACACGCAAAGAACGGCACGCATCCAAGAGCGGTCTTCCTACAACAGCAATATGCATTCTTGAAGgcaagtttctttttctttttttaaattttattttagtttaattttaatttatttcgttagtttagatgtttttttttataattagtttaattaattctacatgataaagttcttattttttcatttcaatttattagtgctgatttttcttttagtttagatgtgtttgtgagTTTCTAACTTTTTggtttaatcaattttatgtgaaaaaaaaatcatgtttcttTTAGTCTACTTTGCTTAAATTTTactcatctatttagtttaaatacttttgtagttttagatcattgaaaaaattaattccatgtttgaaagttcatacttttagttttcttttatttaattttgttcattttaattagtttaggtaattttataattttagtttattaataaaattaatcctaTGTTCAAAAGCTCACTTTTTTTTAGCTTGCTTcaatttaatttggttcattttgattagtttaggtacttttatagttttaattcattaataaaattgattctatatttgaaagttcatgctTTTAGTTTACTCTGATTTGGCTTCactcatctatttagtttaggtattttctataatattagcttattaataaaattaattttatgactGAAAATTCACATTTGCCTTGACTTAATTTCGTCAATTTTAACCAGTCTAGATGCGTTTGTGTGTTTGATTGATCATGTGCtaattcttgattgttatttttaattgatgtgTTTCTCGAAAATAGTCATTTAATTCTTGGTGGGTATATCGTTAGCTTATATGATCTAAGTTCgaatagtttattgctttggtaATCTAtggtaaaatttacttttcggaggccatcggaaaatagtgaagattgacctccattcccaccacttcaattttctcaGTTGTCAAAAACTCTACTTTGCGATTTCAATcacttttgttttgcttggtattttgttcCTTATGTCTTGtcgttttcaaattaatttcttttattttgaaatccaacacttttcttaaaagatccctttaaaaatctattttaaaaaaattcatttagagttcttagaataaaaaaaaaatctcattttcttaaaatttgcaACCATATTTCGATCGGTTTGcatccttctcaattttcaacaaaaattttagttttaaacaaaacgcgaatcaaagcttgtggttccaaataaatgggacaattttaggctaaattcgtgtatattaatttggggaattggtgaaacccctacataagaaaatctttttcaaaatttattttttgctacCACCTTGCTATTTATTGTAATCATATTTACGTTTTTCTTTTTGGGAATTGTATGCAAGAtatgtataataattaattattccgaattatgataatttttgctaattaattagataagcatgctaggatttgttattcattatttattatttattatctaacccccatGTCCTGAGGAAGCGCATTAGGAGTTATaaatgctatccaggtacgtccccaaaatttcatgaatatgcatgtcATTGCCTTTGTTTGATACCATACTTGATTGtcttgatgcttgtttgatcatccttgataaaatgcatgtcgtgtgtcatatttcttaattaaccattgatgttttatgatagcgctttgAGAAGCCGTCCAGGTATGCACCCTAGCCCTCTTTTATGGCAATTTGACCCTAtttggcatgttattttttgaaatcaccttagtctatctaggtatccccaattaatcaattaaatgtcACATTAGCCCCAatttagttagtagagacctctttagggcttagaggggtgctacctcctagaggtaccttcccaataagtaacctgatccccggacctagactcgggtttttcaaagacatgtttttttcaaaaattatggagtcacattttagggtttttctttcttgttttattttccctttaaaataaaaataaagtgagtggcggctccaacttttccaaaactaaattattttttcacaaataaaaagcgagtctcgccgatcgagtggggaggcacgtgaaaaatgcgagtCCACAGTAGTATTTAAGCATGGTTACATTTTTGTTCTTTGCCTCTGATGTTAAGCATTATAGAGTAAATGCTTTCCATTGTTAGTATTTATTGCCATGTCTAGTCAACATGTTGATTATTGATCAAAGGCCTTACATATTCATGTTTGTGGATTTCGGgatgttcataaaaaaaatgctttgacctttataatatatcaattaGCTCTTTTAGCAAGAAAACAATACAGTATGCAAGTGTGCATGCACATTTAGTACGAACAAGAAGTAGAAGGGATGATCTCAAGTCACTAGCTTACACATTAATATTTCTCATTAAAGGAAGATTACCATGGCAGGACAATCAGGTGAGTTTATATTGTTTGTCTCTTTAATCAATTCAGGTTGAGGTAATTTCAtctcattttagttttttcaacGTACCAACAtacttgatgtagttgggttttgtgatgctgattttgtTAGCTGCATAGATGATAAAAAATCCACTACGGGCTATATTCTTGTGATGGTAGGAGGAGttgtatcttggaaaagtgtcaagcaAACGCTTACAACATCCTcaactatggaggcagagtatgtgtcatgttatgaggcttgttTTGTCATGCTATATGAATGTGGAATTTTATTTCAGCTTTGGgagttgttgactccatttctagaccgctgaaattattttatgataattcCGCAACTGTTGTTTTCTCTAAGAACACTAGGAGTATTTCTCGCGCtaaacatattgatgtaaagttctattttgttaaaGAGAAAGTGATAAAGTCTCTTATTGATATTGAACACATGTCCACAAAAAGTATGTTGGCGGATCCACtaacaaaaggcttacccaTATGTGTTTCAGgaacatgtatctcaaatggggttgttggaaGCCTAGGTTGTATTAAGTTAGTGAGAGCTATTTTTGGATATTGTAATATTATGCTATTATGTGAAGGATTgctattattatatatttcccTGTGAATCAAACAATGAAGCATGTATGATTGctttttgattatttgttttgatgagattctatgggacattgatttatgattatgtatatgttgtgatgtttgattatgtagtccaagtgggagaattgttggaatttttatgtgtggacttacataatcaatgtgataatgtcataaatcaatattactttaatttttacattgtggtccataatggggcTGGACacattgttgcttgatttttatggGCTTGTCTtaattcacttgactgacccattaagtcaagtggtccaaatTGTGTGTGGGTAATATGTGGtatatatgaattatttatttatatatatacatataaggGAAAAGACAGGTTTCTGTTCCAATATGTTCTGTTTTCTCTTAAGGGCTGAGAACAGCACGTACTGTATGAACTTTTCAGAGCACACACAGGATTGTATTTGGGTGTAGGAAAGGGAAAAGCTCATTGAACCAGATTTTCACATCATCACGCACTGAACCTATCCTTG
Above is a genomic segment from Vitis riparia cultivar Riparia Gloire de Montpellier isolate 1030 chromosome 7, EGFV_Vit.rip_1.0, whole genome shotgun sequence containing:
- the LOC117918046 gene encoding arginine decarboxylase-like; the encoded protein is MEDRFNVEDVMKFGSAFHFGLEAGSKSELLLAMSCLCKGNPEALLVYNGFKDANYIVFALVTRKLALNTVIIPEQEEELDQVFTTMHAIIFYA